In a single window of the Rhinolophus ferrumequinum isolate MPI-CBG mRhiFer1 chromosome 21, mRhiFer1_v1.p, whole genome shotgun sequence genome:
- the TXNDC17 gene encoding thioredoxin domain-containing protein 17: MARYQEVSVSGFEDFSRAVELHKGKTIFAYFTGSKDAEGKSWCPDCVQAEPVVREGLKHVREGCVFIYCQVGEKPYWKDPNNDFRKNLKVTAVPTLLKYGTPQKLVESECLQANLVEMLFSED; the protein is encoded by the exons ATGGCCCGCTACCAGGAGGTGAGTGTGTCCGGTTTCGAGGACTTCAGCCGGGCTGTGGAGCTGCACAAAGGCAAGACCATTTTCGCCTACTTTACCGGTTCTAAGGACGCCGAAGGGAAAAGCTGGTGCCCCGACTGCGTGCAGG CTGAACCAGTCGTCCGAGAGGGGCTGAAGCATGTTCGTGAAGGGTGTGTGTTCATCTACTGCCAAGTAGGAGAAAAACCTTA ctGGAAAGATCCAAATAATGActtcagaaaaaatttaaaagtaactgCAGTGCCTACACTACTTAAATATGGAACG CCTCAAAAACTGGTAGAATCTGAGTGTCTTCAGGCCAACCTTGTGGAGATGTTGTTCTCTGAAGATTAA
- the MED31 gene encoding mediator of RNA polymerase II transcription subunit 31, with protein MTSQWRVMSPRTQGWTRVPRHDDVKAQEFHGGWTLPSKCGALLTSASLATASCPRRPGAGEGGAGTEPGQARDGRSLLPPRQAVPAPHPTLPCDRKAEPRFPELPPPLRPLLCRAGGVLASLLVMAAAVAMETDDAGNRLRFQLELEFVQCLANPNYLNFLAQRGYFKDKAFVNYLKYLLYWKEPEYAKYLKYPQCLHMLELLQYEHFRKELVNAQCAKFIDEQQILHWQHYSRKRMRLQQALAEQQQQNNTSGK; from the exons ATGACGTCACAATGGCGTGTTATGTCACCGCGGACACAAGGGTGGACGAGAGTGCCCCGACACGACGACGTGAAGGCACAGGAGTTCCATGGAGGCTGGACTCTCCCTTCCAAATGCGGGGCCCTGCTCACAAGCGCTTCCTTGGCCACAGCATCTTGCCCTCGCCGGCCGGGAGCCGGCGAAGGCGGAGCCGGGACTGAACCCGGGCAGGCCAGAGATGGGCGGAGCCTCCTGCCGCCTCGCCAGGCTGTGCCCGCCCCGCATCCCACACTGCCCTGCGACAGGAAGGCGGAGCCGCGTTTTCCGGAACTTCCTCCGCCACTCCGACCGTTGCTGTGTCGGGCTGGTGGCGTTTTAGCGTCTTTGCTTGTGATGGCCGCAGCTGTCGCTATGGAGACAG ATGATGCTGGAAATCGACTTCGGTTTCAGTTGGAGTTGGAATTTGTGCAATGTTTAGCCAACCCAAATTACCTTAATT TTCTTGCCCAGAGAGGTTACTTCAAAGACAAAGCTTTTGTTAATTATCTTAAGTACTTGCTTTACTGGAAAGAACCAGAATATGCCAAGTATCTAaa GTACCCTCAGTGTTTACACATGTTAGAACTGCTCCAATATGAACACTTCCGCAAGGAGCTGGTGAATGCTCAATGTGCGAAATTTATTGATGAGCAGCAAATTCTGCACTGGCAGCACTATTCCCGGAAGCGGATGCGCCTTCAGCAAGCCCTGGCAGAGCAGCAACAGCAAAATAAcacatcaggaaaatga